Within Cellulophaga sp. L1A9, the genomic segment TGGCAGTGATTGTATTTTATTAATAATTAGGTTTAAGACAAACCTGTAGGTAATGCCGAAACACTCTAATTAAGGTGTTTTAGTAAAGCCGTATTATAGATTTTTACTCATTTTTTTAAGGTTAATACCTAAAAATATTCGAAAAATTCCTGCCGTTATTAACGCAAAGGCCGTCATGTACACAATGCTTAAACCTGCAATAAATGGATTTGCCAATAGTAAAAAGGAAAATAAGAGGGTAATAATGCTCCAAAAGAATAACATGCCCCAACCAGGTGTTCCAGCAGCTTTTAATTGAAAAGAAAGTCCAATGGATAAAATACTTTGGAACAATAACCAAAATCCGATATAGAGTGGTAAAATAGCCATGGTCATCAATGGATGGGTTAATAGTAAGATACCGATGATAAGGTCTAAAATACCTCCCACCAAGTACCAGCCCCAATCTTTCATTTCATCTTTATTGGAAATAGAAAAAGCAATCTGAAATATTCCAGAAATAAGAATAAATACGCTAAAAATAATACTCAAAGAGATATAACTTTCCATTGGCGTAAGCATTACCCATACTCCTATGAGTACATATAGAATACCTATTAAAATAGATATCCACCAGTTTTTTACTGTAGCTGGTGTTGAATTAAATAGTGTAGTTGCCATAATGTCTATTCATTAAATTATTTCACATTATTTTTAAATATATCTTTAAGCGCAGTACCTAGTTCATCTGTATCATGTTTAAACTCTCGCTCAAATGACTTTTCACTTTCTTCAGCATCTTCGTTGAACTCAATTAGGTTTTCTTTGAACCTTTTACTGCGTTCAGCTAACTTTTCTTTCAGATTATTATTTTTTTGCTCTAATTTATCTAGTTCAGCGTTCATTTTTTCACGCTCGTTTTTGGCTGATGTAGCCATTTTTTCCCGAAGATTTTTAATTTGTGTTTCCGTGTTAGCAATAACGAGTTCCGATTCACTTTCAAATTTCTTCCAATTTGCTTCTACAAGGGTCTTATTTTCCTTTGTGGCATCACTTGCAGCTTCTTTAAGGTCTTGGCCTGCTTCGCCCATATTTTCCTTTGCAGATTTCATTTCTTTTTTAGATTTTTCGCCACAACTAGTTACTATCGTTCCTGCCATAAGGGCTATTAAAGCCATTGATAACATGTTTATTTTTGTTTTCATAATTTTTTAATGTTTCTATTTGAGGGACAATACTATTGTTCCGTTAATTTTAGTGTTCATCTTTATATAATAAAATGTTTAACGAGGTATTATGTTGCGTCCTAATGGTTCTTAGCCCCATGATTATGAATAACTTAATACTTAACGCTTTCTACCAGTCACTATTGATTTTAGAATTTTGTCATCTTAGTTTTGAGACTAGTAATTTTGTATATCGATTTTAAAGACTTAAGTATTAGTCCTCTAATTATTTAATGAAAAGCTTTCATTACTGTTTCTAGTTCTACCTTAACACTTTTATCAAATTTGGTTATTGGCGGAATTTCAAGATCAAGATCTAGTAATTCATACACGGCCATCTGAGCAGCTCTAACGGAATATTCCACGGTAAATACTACATCATCTGGAATCTCTACAAACTGACTAATAAATGCTAAGTTTTTTGAATTTTTTGGTACAGGTAGTGGTCTGTCTGTTTTTAAACGAGGCATGAACATACTGGTGATATACGGCATTCTACAGGGTATACATGTTGCATTTGCAAACACAATTTCATAATCGAATTTTAAATGTCCACATAATTCACGCATAATTTCTTCTCCAGTACATTCTGTCATTGGCTTACCAACAAAATTACCAACCCGATCAGGGTGCAATCCGTAGGTAAAAAACACTTGTACATTGGAGGGTTGATCTTTATAATGCGGCTGTTGATTCAATGAAAAACTCATAAACCAATTAGAATCTTTAAGGGTAACCTGACTCCCTGTTCCTGCTTTGTTTCCAGATAATTTTTCCATCTGATCAAAGAATGCAGTATCTTTTAAAGTAATTGTAAAAGATTCCCAGAAAGATTCTGCTATGTTAGAATTAAACACTTCAGGTCTACCAAATCCAGGATATTTATTTGCTAGTTTTTCCCATAATACCCATCCTTGGCTATCTTCTTTTGTAAAGTGTTTTGGTGCGCTTGTCATGGATCCGTAACTAGAAGCATCGGTCATTGAACCATTTTGATAGAATACTAAATCGCCATCATTGATTCTTATGCTTTCTTTATTTCCTTTGTTTTCATAAGCAAGGTTTTTTACAACTACTTTTTCAGTTCCTGTATTTTTGTCTAAACCATATTCGGTATCTAAATCTGTTACCGTACTTTCTCGTAAAAAGTTTACACCATGAGATTTAAGCCAAACTTGTAAAGGAAGAATCATTGAGTCATATTGGTTGTAGATGGTACGCTTAACTCCCGTCATTGTTTCTACATTAGGAAACTCCTGCATAAACCTATGTAGATATCGTTTAAACTCTACAGCACTGTGCCATGGAGAGAATGCAAAACTTGTGCGCCACATAAACCAAAAGTTGGTTTCAAAAAAGGAAGGAGAAAACCAATCGTAAATAGAACTATTTCCTAGTTTTTCTTCACTTGCCTCACTAAGCTTAAGAAGTTCTGCACGGTTGATCATAGAAAAGCCAAGTTTAGACGAATCTACAATTGCACGGTTCTTGTCAATGAGACGTGCTTTTGAGTTTGATTTTATTCGTTCATTAAAAGCAACTGTTTCTTTATAAACGGAGGTGTTAGGATCTGTAAGTGACGGAATGGAATCAAACAAAGCCCATGTGCATTCATAAATATTTAAGGTTAACATTCGAGAACCACGTAAAGTATAGCCTTGCTCAGCATTTCCTCCAGCATCTAAACTACCGCCTAAAACAGGCAAACTTTCAAAAACTGTAATATTATTTCCGGCTACGCCGCCATCGCGAATTAAAAATGCAGCACCAGCAAGTGATCCTATTCCGCCACCTATGAAGTATGCTTTTCTATCTTTATTTTGAATATTCATAATAAATTATTTTAGATTGTTATTTGCTGTGTTTCTTAGTTTATCTGCACCTATTATTTAACATAATTAACTCCTTGTTTGCCTTTTCTTGCTACCCTAAGAACCACTATTTTTTTAAATGTTTATTTTTAATACGGCTCTTAAGTTTGCAATTGTACTTTAGCAAAAGACTACTCAAAAAATCCGTATTCAAAGTTATGGGAAGACATTATGGTATAAGCTGACCTAGGTCAGGTGGACAAAAAAAGCACAATTTATTTTTAATAAAATAGCGAGCAAAATAGCTATTTATGCTCTTGTTTTTTGAGAAGAAATTATGGAATGGCAGATGGGTTTTTTTTTGATAAAGATTCCTTAGTTTTTAGATACTACAATTGGAGTAGTGCTTTTTATTTTAAATTCTCTTTTTTGCAAAAAACGAAATCTAAAGTAAGCCACCACATAACCTACCATCAATAAAACTAGAAGCTGTATAATTTCATTCAGATAAAAATGGCTATCTACACCCATAATAACCAACTTCTTGATAATTACAAAAAATGGTCTTAATGGAATTAGGTTTGATAAGTATTGAACAAATAAGGGCATTTCATCAATAGACCAAGTCATACCTGTAATTAGAAATACGGGGTAAGAGGAAAAAGCAATGACTTCCATAGCACCTGTCTCTGAGGAGAAGAAGGAGGCTATAAACCAACTATAAAGTAAAGTAGCTAAAAGAAATACAGAAGAGATACTTAAGAGTACTAGTAAATTTCCATGAAATGGTAAATCAAAAAATGGAAATAGTACTAAAAACACCAGAATGATATACGCCATAAATAATAAGAAATACGTTCCTGTTTTTCCTATCATATAATTTAGAAAGTTATTCTCGCTTTCATCAAAACCGATTCGCATAAGTCCTTTTTCAGTATCTGATGCCACACTTTCAGATAAACCTATAAGTAACATCTGATGTAAAATTAAAATTAGCAAGAATGGTAATAAAAAATCGCCATAATTATTATTTGGGTTGTACACGGCATTTACTTGAATGGCTACAGGGTCTGAATTTCTGCGTGCCAGTTTTGGAGTGATCATTTTTGATTCAAAGAATTTTTCTCTTGATTTTACGGCATAATCCAAGGCGACCATATTTACGGTCTTATTAATATCATTTGAAGGTAAAAAACGTGTATTGTTCAGGACAAGACCAATAGCAGAGCTTTCCTTTTCTAGAAGTTTTTTTTCAAAACCGTTGGGAATGTTTACGTAGCCTTGCACCTCAAAACTAGAAATGCCATTATTAGCTTCTAGAAGACTAGTATATGTATGGGTTAATGCTATTTTTTGAGTAGCATTTAGCTTATTCAAAAAGTCGCTACTGCTTTTTGTATGGTCCATATCAACCACACCAACACTTACTTTTTCTTCGTCTTTTTTAATGTAGGTAGTACCCACTAAAAACAGGTAGAATAGGGGAGCAGCAAATAAAACTAGAAATATACTCTTATCATTAAAAATGAGAAGCGCTTCCTTTTTTATTAATTTCCAGATGATTTTTAGGTTCATATGGCAGCTGTTTTATGAATAGGAAAAATTAGTTTTCTATTAAGTGTTACTCCTCCCAAAATCAAAACAAACCCAACCAATAGAAATACAAGTAATTTCCAAATTTCCGGCCAGATGAAATGAAATGGTGTATTTAACTGAAATATTTTGAGAAAACCCGTTAGAAAATGAGTGAATGGCATAATTTGGGCGTACATAGAATTAAACCAAGGCATGGCCCAAATAGGAAAAGTAAATCCGCTAAATATAAAAGCTGGTGAATTGTAAATTATAGCTAGGTCTAGTGCTATAAGTTCACTTTTAAATAGTAATGACACACCGAAACCTAGAAATATATTAGTAGTAATCAAAAGAAAAAGGAGTACCAATAAGCTTCCTAAATTTCCATAAATCGGAATTCCGAAAAAGGGAAACATTAAAGCCAAGACTATACCACATAAACCAAGGCTATATACGAGATATGCTATGTATTTTCCAAATAGCATAGATAAAAAATTACCTTTTGAAACTGTAAATAGCTCTTGATACGTGTTCTTTTTCCATTCATTATTAAATGCTCTTGACGCAGCAATAAATACGATCATTTGCAACAATACAATGGCAAGACCTGGAATTAAGTAATAACTATAATTGTATTGTGGATTTCCTAAAATTCGTGAATTAACCTGTATAGGCAAAACCGTCCCTGATATTTTACTGGAATCGATACCCAAAGGAGCCATTCTTTTGACTACAACGGAGCCACTTACTAATTGTGTAACTTGTACGGCTGATCGATAAATAAGGTTGCCAAAAACAATATTTGTAGCGTTGCTATATACTTTTATCTGTACCGGTATTTTTTTTAATACGTTTTTGTGAAAATCTTTTGGAATGTAAAATACGCCTTGTACGTTATTTTTTACGAAAGCGTTTTTAAGATCCTCATCAGATGACATGTAATGGGTAATCTTAAATGTGCTTGAAGCTTCTAGAAGTCTAATGTAGGTGCGACTCATAGTACTGTTGTCGTTATCATAAACGGCAATAGGTACTTCTCTCAACGCTCCTTTATAATAAATAGCTCCAAGAAGAAAAAATACTATAAAAGGAATAATAATGAATAGGTTTCGCGTAGATTTTTGATGCGCTAATCGCAACATTTCCCGCTTTAAAACACGATATAAACCCCAGTTGCTTAACATAGTATTATTTGTGAATGTGAATTGACATACCTGGTCTTAACTCCAAAATACGGTCTTGAGGCTTTAGATGTACTTCAAAAGTCTTTAGGTCATATTCTCCCTTAGCTTTAATAGGAACCCAAGTAGCAAAATCAGCCATTGGTGCTATGTAGCTTACTTTAAAATCTACTTTTTCGTTGCTAAGGCCAGGAACTGTGGCTTTGTAGACTTGGTTCATTTTAAAATCAGCAAGGTCATCTTCCCTCACATTAAAAATAGCATAGACCTTTTCAGGAATTTGTATGGTTACAATAGGATAACCGGCAGCCATTACTTCTCCTTCCTCGGCAATTTGATTACTAATAACACCTGCCGTAGGAGCAACAATTTTTAGTTCATCGTAAAAAGCTTCTACTTCATTATAAGCGCTTTTAGCGCTTTCATAACTTCCGTATGCAGCGCTTATGTCTTCTTTTCGTGCTCCTTTTTTTGCCATTTCCCAAACAGATTTGGCAGCGTTCATTTGTTCTTTTGCAGCATCATATTTAAACTGGAGTTCATCCATTTCTTGTTTTGAAATAATATTATCGGCATAAAGAGCTTGATATCTTTTATATGTTTTTTCGGCAAAGTCAAATTGACTTTTAGCCATTTGATATTGGTTTTGAAGCGCATTTATCTCTTCTTTTCTGGCACCATACTCAGCTTTATTAAATAAGGAACGTGCAGCTTTTACCATACCTTCTGCTTGACCTTTTTTAGCATTTAAAACATCGGGTTCTAAAGTGGCCAATATTTCTCCTTTTTCTACATTGCTTCCTTTTTCTACCAGTAAACTAAGTACTCTTCCTGAAATTTCTGAAGAAACATTTACCTCAGTGGTCTCTAGCATACCTGAATATACAGTCTCTTCTACACTATTCGCTTTTATGAAAAAGTAGCTAATAGCAAAGATGATAATCAGTATAGGTATAGCTAATGTTAAGTATGCTTTTTTCATAATGGTTTATTTAGTGATAAACGGTATCATTTTTTCTGGTTCTCCTACGGCCGTATATAGGTTGGCAATAGCTTGGTAGTATCCATTAAGGGCTACTATTTGTTCTATTTTAGATTTTTTGTACAAAAGGGAGGCATCGATTACATCTATTGATTTGCCAAGACCTTCCTCAAACCTTCTGGTGTTGATTCGTAAATTCTCTTTCGCCAAATCTACTGTAGCCGATAAGCTGTTATAAAGTTTTTGTTGATTACGTGCCGTAACGTAGTTAGACTGTACCAGCAAGTGAATCTGCTTTACGGCATAGTTTTTTGCATTTTCTACTTCTTTTTCTAAATGTTTTTTTGCTTTCAGTTGGTTGATGTCTTTAAATCCATTAAAGAGATTTATTTGGGCTTGAACCCCTACAATGAATTCTGGCGGAACGATAGGAAGTTCGTCACGGAACATATTATAAGTACCAAAAGCTGCTA encodes:
- a CDS encoding HdeD family acid-resistance protein, producing MATTLFNSTPATVKNWWISILIGILYVLIGVWVMLTPMESYISLSIIFSVFILISGIFQIAFSISNKDEMKDWGWYLVGGILDLIIGILLLTHPLMTMAILPLYIGFWLLFQSILSIGLSFQLKAAGTPGWGMLFFWSIITLLFSFLLLANPFIAGLSIVYMTAFALITAGIFRIFLGINLKKMSKNL
- a CDS encoding oleate hydratase, producing MNIQNKDRKAYFIGGGIGSLAGAAFLIRDGGVAGNNITVFESLPVLGGSLDAGGNAEQGYTLRGSRMLTLNIYECTWALFDSIPSLTDPNTSVYKETVAFNERIKSNSKARLIDKNRAIVDSSKLGFSMINRAELLKLSEASEEKLGNSSIYDWFSPSFFETNFWFMWRTSFAFSPWHSAVEFKRYLHRFMQEFPNVETMTGVKRTIYNQYDSMILPLQVWLKSHGVNFLRESTVTDLDTEYGLDKNTGTEKVVVKNLAYENKGNKESIRINDGDLVFYQNGSMTDASSYGSMTSAPKHFTKEDSQGWVLWEKLANKYPGFGRPEVFNSNIAESFWESFTITLKDTAFFDQMEKLSGNKAGTGSQVTLKDSNWFMSFSLNQQPHYKDQPSNVQVFFTYGLHPDRVGNFVGKPMTECTGEEIMRELCGHLKFDYEIVFANATCIPCRMPYITSMFMPRLKTDRPLPVPKNSKNLAFISQFVEIPDDVVFTVEYSVRAAQMAVYELLDLDLEIPPITKFDKSVKVELETVMKAFH
- a CDS encoding ABC transporter permease, with the protein product MNLKIIWKLIKKEALLIFNDKSIFLVLFAAPLFYLFLVGTTYIKKDEEKVSVGVVDMDHTKSSSDFLNKLNATQKIALTHTYTSLLEANNGISSFEVQGYVNIPNGFEKKLLEKESSAIGLVLNNTRFLPSNDINKTVNMVALDYAVKSREKFFESKMITPKLARRNSDPVAIQVNAVYNPNNNYGDFLLPFLLILILHQMLLIGLSESVASDTEKGLMRIGFDESENNFLNYMIGKTGTYFLLFMAYIILVFLVLFPFFDLPFHGNLLVLLSISSVFLLATLLYSWFIASFFSSETGAMEVIAFSSYPVFLITGMTWSIDEMPLFVQYLSNLIPLRPFFVIIKKLVIMGVDSHFYLNEIIQLLVLLMVGYVVAYFRFRFLQKREFKIKSTTPIVVSKN
- a CDS encoding ABC transporter permease is translated as MLSNWGLYRVLKREMLRLAHQKSTRNLFIIIPFIVFFLLGAIYYKGALREVPIAVYDNDNSTMSRTYIRLLEASSTFKITHYMSSDEDLKNAFVKNNVQGVFYIPKDFHKNVLKKIPVQIKVYSNATNIVFGNLIYRSAVQVTQLVSGSVVVKRMAPLGIDSSKISGTVLPIQVNSRILGNPQYNYSYYLIPGLAIVLLQMIVFIAASRAFNNEWKKNTYQELFTVSKGNFLSMLFGKYIAYLVYSLGLCGIVLALMFPFFGIPIYGNLGSLLVLLFLLITTNIFLGFGVSLLFKSELIALDLAIIYNSPAFIFSGFTFPIWAMPWFNSMYAQIMPFTHFLTGFLKIFQLNTPFHFIWPEIWKLLVFLLVGFVLILGGVTLNRKLIFPIHKTAAI
- a CDS encoding HlyD family secretion protein, which gives rise to MKKAYLTLAIPILIIIFAISYFFIKANSVEETVYSGMLETTEVNVSSEISGRVLSLLVEKGSNVEKGEILATLEPDVLNAKKGQAEGMVKAARSLFNKAEYGARKEEINALQNQYQMAKSQFDFAEKTYKRYQALYADNIISKQEMDELQFKYDAAKEQMNAAKSVWEMAKKGARKEDISAAYGSYESAKSAYNEVEAFYDELKIVAPTAGVISNQIAEEGEVMAAGYPIVTIQIPEKVYAIFNVREDDLADFKMNQVYKATVPGLSNEKVDFKVSYIAPMADFATWVPIKAKGEYDLKTFEVHLKPQDRILELRPGMSIHIHK